Genomic DNA from Schistosoma haematobium chromosome 1, whole genome shotgun sequence:
AACGAATCAAATCGTCGGTACTTGGCAAGAAAAAGAATACGATTCACTAATGGATAATCCTGAAGGTATTTGCTGTAATTTTGAATAAGTCTTCTTTAGCCACAAACGAAATGAAAAAGCATCGAGAAGACTGCCTCTCTCTTGTTCACCAAATAATCCCCTACCTGATGGAGCACAATGCAGAGGCTGAGGCAATTGACCTTTGTATCGAAATTGAACAACATCATCTTCTAGAGATGTATACATCAAGTTTAAACTATACTCGAGTGTGTCTTTATCTGACGAGCTGTGTAGCTTATCTGCCTACACCAGATAACAATAAGGTAAGTTGACAAGTTCTAGGCGGATTTCTCAAGTCATCCTTTGAACTCTGCTGATGCTATGCTCCTGTTAACTGAGGATCTTTATTTAAAGTATTTTTCTAAACTTAGCTTTTAATTTACCAGTTTATTCATCACCCATTATATTGACATTCACATTCATACAAGTTGATTATCAACCAACTTTACTTTTTTTGTATAGGCAGGATTTCTGGGTAGTTGTTAGTCTTGGCAAGTATTCCGTTACGGAAGTTAGCTATTCCTAGTTGATGTGTAAGCAGCTAGCTTCAATATTTTTTGTGGTTTATGATTATTCATGTTAACACACGCATTAGTTATGTAACTTAGTCATGATGAGTGGATGCTGTTTACTGACTTCATATTATCGTGTCATCTCATTTACCACCCCTGTCCATACAATTCTTAACTCAAGCGGAGAGTTTAAGTGTGATGTCTTCAGTTTCATACCCAATTTTAGGACTATCCGCTGACATTTGAACCCGTATGAATATTTAGTTGAGGCTGTTCCGGACATGAAAGATGTCATGTTCTTATCAACTGGTAGATAATTTACAGTTGGCTTATCATCGGGTAAAGGCGAATATCAGGTCCTTTTTTGTTCAAATCGAATTATGTATGTTAAGTTGCTATGTGGCTACTGATCTAGATGCTTCAGCGTCACGTGCACTATATTGAGGTGTAAGGTGATGGTTAGGGGCAGTCGATAAAGAACCGTGAACATAGGTTCCGTactgtttgggactcatcatAAGGGTATACTTGTATCTGATGGTAAATACGCTTCCATATGCCTAATAAGTGGGATATTTTAGTTCCAAGCGTTACAGCTTTGTCATTCTCCTTCATATATACAAGAGTAATTCCTAATTCTTCACTGCTTGGTAAATATTCAATTTCTAGCAACGCTTTCCAAACACTAAAAGTTTTAGTTTACCATCATATGTATATAAAAGATTTGCTTTCATCCATTTGCTAGATATATGGATATCAATggattttcatcatgaagcaCTTTTATTAGGCTGAAGTATTTTTGGTTACTCGGGTAGTTACTTTTCATAAGGGAATTTTGTGCCTTGCTAAACACCATATAGGTTTGTAAGATTATCAATTTGATTCTAAATTCCGTCCTCTCTTGTTGCTTATCTCAGGTACTTCAGTATGCAACTATTTTGTACCGTAAATTCGAGGATTTGGGCAATGCTATGCGTTGTGCTTTACGTCTAAATGACATGAATTTGATCCGCGAAATATTTTTAGAGTCTGGGAAGGTTAAAACAGGTTCTCGTAATTATGGACCAGCTATCCAACGTCAACTTGCCTATCTTCTTGGCCGACAGAACATTGTATTTCCAGATGAGGAATGTTTAGCAGATGAGGAATTAACAGAAATGCTTTGGAATACCAGGTTATCAGAACACTTCTTGTCTCTTGGTCGTGAATTAGACATTATGGACCCAAAGGTGAGTATTATCCATATATGTATAACAATAATCGTACTGCTGATAACATGCTATTATTTTTTCCCTCACAGTTGTCTTTTATACTGAGTATTTTCTAAACTTACTACTTCCTATCATCCCCAAAAAGCCTCACTGTTTGTAGTTAGCCATCTAATCGTTTAGTCCAAAACATGGTTacgttttcattttatttcatacaaTATTCGTGTTTAGTTCACTGCGTTTAGACCATTCCAAAACGTGCATTTCTAAGTTACTATCATAATTGTAGACAGTGCAATGTGAATACTAAGTTAATTTAAGAAGTACAATATTGTTGTGCAATACATTTTAAAAGCCTAACCACATATACAGTGTGTAAACTCACATAAATCCGAAGATCCATTGGGGGTTGTATGGAACCCTTAACCTTATCCATTTGGCCAATAAGATTTTGAGTAATACGTATTTGATAGGAGGATAATAACTGTCTTAATGTGCTAGGGTAGTTTTATAACATCCCTATTTGTAACAGATTAGTGACGATAGTCTGGTAGTTGAATGCAAATGTTATTGGTGTTATAGTGCAGGTCGAtcgaattaaaacaaatatcacTTTTCACTACCGctaaacaatcatttatttctaataaCTACTTAAGGGACCAAGGAATGATTATAAGCAATCTTTTGTTGAAACTACCGAATATCAGATGACTAATAAGAccatgcatatatgtgcctggtcttacgttgtagctgactgactgactgaccgtgCATTTCTAGTTTAGTATTCGTCAAAAATTGACCATTACTTGATCCATATTACTTTAATAGCGTTTACAGTTTTGGGTTACAGTATCTGCGCATTTTCATCAAGGAAATGATCCAGGATAAAACCTATGGAAGTTAGCTACCGGAAAACTAAAGGAACGTAAGTAGATTAGTTTTATCAGCTTGTAAGCCAATAAGTCAATTTCGTCTAAATATTCATTTTCTATTCTAAGTAAATACTCAGAAGCATCTGAAATTGAATTGATGTGACATATTAAGGCTTCGGTCAGATAGTTGTTTCTCATAGATACCTCGTACTTGTGCTGACCCATTTGTTCCATGCCTTACGTTAATTACGCCTGATTAGTGAAATATCTGTATCGGGAACATCAGGGGTTTTCATGGGTCTGTGAATAAACGATCATTAAATCTATCATTTTTCAGTTTCTGGTGTAAATTATGTTTACGTATTTGAGAATTAATATCAGTGAGCAATCATTCACGAAGAGATCAAGCAATTATTTGTTTAGGATCGTGAACAGTAAGTaaatgattgactgactgatttcacTTCTTAGAAGAACCATCGTAATATTTGAGGCCATTATAAACTTATTGAGGTTGTTGACTCTAATATCGACGAGCAACGatgtaataaattttattgaccGAATTCTTAGATCTTCATGAACTTATTCGCTTTATTAAATAACGGAATAACGTTGGCCGTATAAGAAGAATGTGTTTACCCAAAATATTACTCATTATGAGCGTTAATATAACCCAAAAACAATACTGTAAGAAGATAAAATGGATAAGATAATGAGTCTACAGATACACAAGCACACATAAGACAGACAAAATTGATACGGAtacgaataaaataaataaatgtgttcAAGGTCAAATTTCCTTATGAATAGAATTTATGAGGAATGTAAAGATAACTCAATGGTCTGAAAACCAGAATAAGCTTATACGTAGATTTCATAGTGTCATAAGAACATAAGCTAGTGTGAAAATGACTGTCGTTGCTGTAGCAATCACATAATTTTGGAAAACCGAAATGCATAATGAACAAGcacaaaaattagattttactTGAAAGGTGTATTTCTAAGTACGTAGATATCTTTAATTCTGTGACGGCAATGCAAAGTGTATATTATATTTGAAAAGCTGTTTTAGCCTTGAGAAGTGTAATTACTACCGATGACAATGCAATTACATTAGTCCACTTAGCTCCAAGCttatataatattttttcattgattttctTGCATTGGTATAAGTTACCAGAGGATATCTACAAATCTCATTTGGAGGCAGTCAGACCAACTTTAAATGCGGCCACTTTAGACTCGGCACGAGCTAATTTAGCTGCATCCTATGTGAATGGACTTGTAAATTGTGGTTTCGGTAAGGAGAAGCTACTACAAGAAACGCCTAAAGAGGTCCCATGGTTGTGCAAACAGAAAGAATTCGGTATGTTTTGATCCCATATTTTTTAGTCCCACGTGTTTTTACTATGGTTAGTGTCCGCTGTTCGCTTTGTTACCTATTAACAGAGTTTCCATATTCTTTAGAAGTCGTCACACGTTTTTGATTCAGATATAATTAAACACTTTTTGATTCATTTGTTTTGTGTGATCAGGGAGTTTGATCAGTGTATATGTTTATTTGTTCTACATTGGTCATATTTGTCCTATTTTTGATTGTGTGGTCTATCAGGTTAGATGATGTAAAAGCACATCCATATGCTGCTTATATATGTTTAACCAGTCATCATTCTGATTATTACATGTTGTGAAAACTACCTTTTTTGTTTAAACtatatttctaaaatatttcCAACTTCTTTCGCAAACCATTTTGTATAtcttatttcatttgtattagGTAAAATGAGTACTGTGGCTACGCTCGGTTGGGTACTTTTATGGGATGTTGACACTGGGTTGTCGCAACTTGATAAATATCTTTATTCTGTAGAGGATCATACTCGTGCTGGTGGTCTTTTAGGTTGTGGAGTTGTCAATTGTGGTGTTAAAAACGAATGTGATCCTGCGTTAGCTCTCCTTGGATCTTATGTAGATTCTGACAAGGACGTCCTTTCTCGTGCGGCAATCATCGGTCTCGGTGTAGCTTACGCTGGTTCAATGAAAGCAGAAGCTATAAGCACTCTTACACCTGTTATCCTGGATATTAATACAGCGAAGCTTCAACATGCTTGTTTGGCAGCACTTTCAGCAGGCCTTATTTCAGTTGGTTCACTTGATGGGACCGTCACTTCCACTATCATCCAAAGTTTATTGGAAAGACCCGCAAGTCATTGGAGCAATGTTTTTAGCAAATTTATGGCACTTGGTTTAGGTCTAACGTGTTTAGGCCGACAGGAGGAAGTTGAGGTTATTCTGGCTTCTTTAGAGGCTGTATCTGAACCTATGAAATCAATGGCTCACATGATCTGTGACTTTTGTGCTTATGCTGGTAAGTGTGTATCCTTGTTTGTCGAGAACTATTTTGGTTATTTTTCTGccagttatttatttttcatccaCATttgcaatttatttatttttcaattttatttatttaaacacataaacattggtacaaggaggcgtcaaatagatatgtgccacataaattatttaatttgtgtgagggctgagatactgcccgggtgcctaaaccgaagcaggttatTTGCAATCGTAATCATATTAAGATAGATAATTTATCTGACAGTGTAAATAGGCTTCATAACACGTAAACGaaatatcgttattattattagaatccAAACAGATTTCCCATCACTTACTTATATCAAACAGTCATTAAAAAAACCAAAAGAAACAACTTAagctttttcattttattttagggCAATATGATTCGTTTTGGATTAATCATTTACTGAATACATCGCTTTAGCATATTATTAACAGTCTTACTTATCAAATCAACACGTTTCACGTATGTTTGTAGGTGAATTCGCTACTCGTATCCACGTAAAACCGTACAAAGTGTTATTTTTGAACAAATTAACATAGATTGTCGTTCCATGATGTGCCAACAGTATAATCTGGTAGATAAACTAAATATGACTTATTATTTAGCTTTCTCACATTGGTTAGCTACGCTGTTTATTAATGCGATTTTTATGctcatttattttgtaaagGCAGTGGGAATGTATTAAAAATTCAAAATTTACTGCATATCCTCTCTGAAAAGtatgaagaaaaagaaaatactgATAAGGCTTCTAATACaaaaacaaaagagaaaaaGGAAAAGTCGAGTGAAGCTCGCCGTGGAGGGGGTCGTGGGAGAAATCGTCGTGGTGGGTCAACTAGACCGGCTGCTACATCTGCTACTACTAATGACCATAATAATGGACATAATACAGATGCTCCTACAGCTATGGACATTACTGGTCAAGTAAATGAAGACACCATTACCTCAGAAGAGACAGGCGTTCCCCAACCCATACCAATGGATACGTCCAATGCAGAAGAGTCCACACCACAGGAAGACAGTACATTTGATTTTCATGCTCATCAGGGTCTAGCTGTTTTGGGAGTTGCTATAATTGCTATGGGTGAAGAAATCGGCCTAGATATGGCCTTCCGAATGTTCGGCCATCTTGTATGTTCTTTTGTGCCACTTGGATATATTAAGTATCTAAATGTATATGATGTTatgtgtaaatatttatttctgcTTTATCTGTCCTAGTTTCAAGCATTAAGTGTTTAAAAGTTTTTTGATACTTGATACGCTAATCCCGTTGCTTCTAACCGAATAACAGCTGAATTTCAAAATCGATTGCGAGTCTAGTAGATAAATTGAAAAGTCCTTATACATACGAGATTACTTGTATCCTCCTGTTTGTTGCTTGCAAAAATGTGATTTGCATCCGGCAATAAGTATAATCATACTAAAGAGTATTTTCAAGTATTAAACACAAC
This window encodes:
- the PSMD2 gene encoding 26S proteasome non-ATPase regulatory subunit 2 (EggNog:ENOG410V6IE~COG:O), producing the protein MGTDSSMKAVEEQSGPKKEETSKDDLSEEDKQLQDELNMLVDRLEEPNQELHKPALESMCSLIKSSTTSMTSVPKPLKFLMHHYAKIKSFYNTICNPDTKKLCADVVSVLGMTVTDQPETRYDTLTYRHLGCQGDIGAWGHEYVRHLTNQIVGTWQEKEYDSLMDNPEATNEMKKHREDCLSLVHQIIPYLMEHNAEAEAIDLCIEIEQHHLLEMYTSSLNYTRVCLYLTSCVAYLPTPDNNKVLQYATILYRKFEDLGNAMRCALRLNDMNLIREIFLESGKVKTGSRNYGPAIQRQLAYLLGRQNIVFPDEECLADEELTEMLWNTRLSEHFLSLGRELDIMDPKLPEDIYKSHLEAVRPTLNAATLDSARANLAASYVNGLVNCGFGKEKLLQETPKEVPWLCKQKEFGKMSTVATLGWVLLWDVDTGLSQLDKYLYSVEDHTRAGGLLGCGVVNCGVKNECDPALALLGSYVDSDKDVLSRAAIIGLGVAYAGSMKAEAISTLTPVILDINTAKLQHACLAALSAGLISVGSLDGTVTSTIIQSLLERPASHWSNVFSKFMALGLGLTCLGRQEEVEVILASLEAVSEPMKSMAHMICDFCAYAGSGNVLKIQNLLHILSEKYEEKENTDKASNTKTKEKKEKSSEARRGGGRGRNRRGGSTRPAATSATTNDHNNGHNTDAPTAMDITGQVNEDTITSEETGVPQPIPMDTSNAEESTPQEDSTFDFHAHQGLAVLGVAIIAMGEEIGLDMAFRMFGHLLRFGELPIKRAVPLALALCYVSNPQLKVLDTLSKFSHDSDAELSHNSIIAMGIVGAGTNNARLAAMLRQLAVYHSRDPYNLFLVRLAQGLTHLGKGTLTLSPWHSDRFLCRPVGLAGLLILLTSCLDMRMTFMSRHDYLIFYITPAIQPRLLMTFDEDLKPSLVTVRVGQAVDVVGQAGRPKTITGFQTHTTPVLLSHGERAELATDEYLPITQLPLEGFILLRKNPEYEETNK